Genomic segment of bacterium:
CGACGAGGAGGTCGGGCGGCTCATCGGGCAGATTGACGACCCGGCGGGGCTCTTCTACTTCTACAGCCTGCCCTCCTCGCACATGAAGCGGAAGAACTTATCAACCTAAATAAAGGCCGCGCCATGGCTCAGAAGATAACCATTGATCCGATCACCCGTCTGGAGGGTCACGGCAAGATAGAGATCTTCCTCGACGACCGGGGCGATGTGGACCGGGCCTTCCTGCAGGTTCCCGAGCTCCGGGGCTTCGAAAAGTTTTCCGAGGGGCGCCCGGCCGAGGAGATGCCGCGGATAACGCCGAAAATCTGCGGCGTCTGCCCCACGGCCCACCATATGGCCTCGGGCAAGACGCTGGACGACCTCTACAAGGTCGAGCCCCCGCCGGCGGCCAGGAAAATCCGGGAGCTGGTGAACTCGGCCTTCATGGCCGAAGACCACGCCCTGCACTTCTTCTTCCTCGGCGGCCCCGATTTCATCGTCGGTCCCGCGGCGCCCAAAGGTCTGCGCAACATACTCGGCGTCCTCGAGAAGGTCGGGCTCGACGCCGGCAGGACCGTCATCGGCATGCGCAAGCGCCTGCGCGAAATCATCGCCAAGCAGGGCGGGCGGGTCATCCACCCGGTGTGCAACCTGCCGGGCGGCGTCTCCAAGGGCGTCACCCCCGAAGACCGCCGGGAGTACATCCAGACCGGGAAGGACGCCGTAGAGTTCGCCCAGTTCACCCTGGGGGCCTTCGCCGACATCGTTCTGGCCGACAAGGACTACGTGGACGTCATCGTCGGCGACTTGTACCGCCATGAGACCTACTACATGGGGCTGGTGGATTCCCAAAACCGGGTGAACTTCTACGACGGCGATATCCGCGTCGTGGACCCCTCGGGCGCCGAGTTCGCAAAATTCAAGCCCCGCGAGTACCTGGACCACATCGCCGAACACGTGGAGCCCTGGAGCTACATCAAGTTCCCGTACCTGAAGAACGTGGGCTGGAAGGGCTTCGTGGACGGCAAGGACTCGGGCGTGTATCGGGTCGCCCCACTGGCGCGCCTGAACGCGGCCGACGGCATGGCCACACCCCTGGCCCAGGGCGAGTACGAGAAGCTCTACGAGGCTTTCGGCGGCAAGCCGGCCCACAACACCCTGGCTTACCACTGGGCGCGGCTGATCGAGCTTCTGTACGCCGCCGAGCGGCTGCTGGAGCTGGCCACCGACGAGGAGATTCTCGACCCCAACGTCCGCACCCTGCCCACCGAGATCCCCACCTCCGGGGTGGGCGTGGTGGA
This window contains:
- a CDS encoding Ni/Fe hydrogenase subunit alpha, which produces MAQKITIDPITRLEGHGKIEIFLDDRGDVDRAFLQVPELRGFEKFSEGRPAEEMPRITPKICGVCPTAHHMASGKTLDDLYKVEPPPAARKIRELVNSAFMAEDHALHFFFLGGPDFIVGPAAPKGLRNILGVLEKVGLDAGRTVIGMRKRLREIIAKQGGRVIHPVCNLPGGVSKGVTPEDRREYIQTGKDAVEFAQFTLGAFADIVLADKDYVDVIVGDLYRHETYYMGLVDSQNRVNFYDGDIRVVDPSGAEFAKFKPREYLDHIAEHVEPWSYIKFPYLKNVGWKGFVDGKDSGVYRVAPLARLNAADGMATPLAQGEYEKLYEAFGGKPAHNTLAYHWARLIELLYAAERLLELATDEEILDPNVRTLPTEIPTSGVGVVEAPRGTLFHHYETDERGIIKKANLIVATVNNSAAMCMSIEKAARGLIKGGKVDDGLLNQVEMAFRAYDPCLACATHSLPGKTPLEVVIRSEDGAVLETLRSSYTPLPGL